In Streptomyces chartreusis NRRL 3882, the following are encoded in one genomic region:
- a CDS encoding TetR family transcriptional regulator, translated as MNLRERKKQRTRDALLRAALELFVTRGYEETTVDDIAAAVDVSQRTFFRYFAGKEETAFYVPRLAETQVVEAVRARPPGEAPLEALRRAVLESWDTISETIEEIVPVELHMRVYRVIESTPALLAAHLRRAAELEEELARIIAEREGLDVDADPRPRIIVALFGGVIRVTERLWSAGDDLTLEGMRQLTATYLDQVGPALAGNWRTEQSP; from the coding sequence TTGAACCTGCGCGAACGCAAGAAACAGCGCACCCGGGACGCGCTGCTGCGGGCCGCCCTGGAACTGTTCGTCACGCGCGGGTACGAGGAGACGACCGTCGACGACATCGCCGCCGCCGTCGACGTCTCGCAGCGCACCTTCTTCCGCTACTTCGCCGGCAAGGAGGAGACGGCGTTCTACGTGCCGCGGCTCGCCGAGACGCAGGTCGTCGAGGCCGTACGGGCCCGCCCGCCGGGTGAGGCCCCGCTGGAGGCGCTGCGCCGGGCCGTGCTGGAGAGCTGGGACACGATCAGCGAGACGATCGAGGAGATCGTGCCGGTCGAGCTGCACATGCGCGTCTACCGGGTGATCGAGTCGACGCCCGCGCTGCTCGCCGCCCATCTGCGGCGCGCGGCGGAACTGGAGGAGGAACTCGCCCGCATCATCGCGGAGCGCGAGGGGCTCGACGTGGACGCGGATCCGCGGCCCAGAATCATCGTGGCCCTCTTCGGCGGGGTGATTCGTGTCACCGAGCGACTCTGGTCCGCGGGGGACGACCTCACCCTCGAAGGAATGCGCCAACTGACCGCCACTTACCTCGATCAGGTGGGTCCGGCCCTGGCCGGGAACTGGCGTACGGAGCAGTCCCCTTAG
- a CDS encoding serine hydrolase domain-containing protein: MSLKSLALIENWPVPTAAAGVVRADGTVLGTHGPAGQRFPLASVTKPLAAYAVLVAYEEGAVELDEPAGPPGATVRHLLAHTSGLAFDEHKVTAPPGERRLYSNAGFEQLGDHVAKATDIPFGEYLRQAVLEPLGMTSTTLDGSPAKDGVSTVEDLLRFAAEVQAPRLLDPRTVAEAMTVHHPGTKGVLPGYGHQNPNDWGLGFEIRDSKSPHWTGSSSSPRTFGHFGQSGTFLWVDPDARAACVALTDRAFGPWAIEAWPVFTDTVLAEL, from the coding sequence ATGTCGCTGAAGAGCCTCGCGTTGATCGAGAACTGGCCGGTTCCCACCGCCGCTGCGGGTGTCGTACGGGCGGACGGCACCGTGCTCGGGACCCACGGACCGGCCGGACAGCGGTTCCCGCTCGCGTCGGTGACCAAGCCGCTGGCCGCCTACGCGGTGCTCGTCGCGTACGAGGAGGGAGCCGTCGAGCTCGACGAGCCGGCGGGTCCCCCCGGGGCGACGGTCCGGCATCTGCTCGCGCACACTTCGGGACTCGCCTTCGACGAGCACAAGGTCACGGCCCCGCCCGGGGAGCGACGGCTGTACTCCAACGCCGGCTTCGAGCAGCTCGGGGACCACGTGGCGAAGGCGACCGACATCCCGTTCGGGGAGTACCTGCGGCAGGCCGTGCTGGAGCCGCTGGGAATGACCTCGACGACCCTCGACGGCTCTCCGGCCAAGGACGGCGTGTCCACGGTCGAGGACCTGCTGCGGTTCGCGGCCGAGGTGCAGGCCCCGCGCCTGCTGGACCCCCGGACGGTCGCCGAGGCGATGACCGTGCACCACCCGGGCACGAAGGGCGTCCTGCCGGGGTACGGCCACCAGAACCCCAACGACTGGGGGCTCGGCTTCGAGATCCGCGACTCCAAGTCGCCGCACTGGACGGGCTCCTCGTCCTCGCCGCGCACCTTCGGGCACTTCGGGCAGTCCGGGACGTTCCTGTGGGTCGACCCCGACGCGCGGGCCGCGTGCGTCGCGCTGACGGACCGGGCGTTCGGGCCGTGGGCGATCGAGGCGTGGCCGGTGTTCACGGACACGGTGCTCGCGGAGCTCTAG
- a CDS encoding DUF4429 domain-containing protein yields the protein MSRMGDVLAGFHAAWEFESDSVLIRYERGIRTPKLFQALGERRVPLEAIAGVTLTRGKRGTVVLRVEPRPGADPLMEAAAGQLKDSGDPYRLVLPAEREVLAEYYADELRSLLTESGPAERFLVEPPKGPLSFKAYDGKASFDGRTVNFRWFWTGASSAKWKAGDQSFSVGELNGVEWRSPEVFEGHLRLLRRDGSGTGAGAAAQADQDPAAVVFGLGYGPVHESLPFAAAVLAAVRASSPVAAVSAAGPRRDPADIAERIRHLGELHQAGLVTDEEFSVKKAELLAEL from the coding sequence ATGAGCCGCATGGGTGACGTACTGGCCGGATTTCATGCCGCCTGGGAGTTCGAGTCCGACTCCGTGCTCATCCGTTACGAGCGGGGGATTCGAACACCCAAGCTCTTCCAGGCGCTGGGGGAGCGTCGTGTGCCCCTGGAGGCGATCGCCGGGGTGACGCTGACGCGCGGCAAGCGCGGCACGGTGGTGCTGCGCGTCGAGCCGCGGCCCGGTGCGGATCCGTTGATGGAGGCCGCCGCCGGACAGCTCAAGGACAGCGGCGATCCCTACCGGCTGGTGCTGCCCGCCGAGCGGGAGGTCCTCGCGGAGTACTACGCCGACGAGTTGCGGTCGCTGCTGACGGAGTCCGGGCCGGCGGAGCGGTTCCTCGTGGAGCCGCCGAAGGGGCCCTTGTCGTTCAAGGCGTACGACGGGAAGGCCTCGTTCGACGGGCGGACCGTGAACTTCCGGTGGTTCTGGACGGGGGCGTCGTCGGCGAAGTGGAAGGCCGGGGACCAGAGTTTCTCCGTCGGGGAGCTGAACGGGGTGGAGTGGCGGTCACCCGAGGTCTTCGAGGGGCATCTGCGGTTGCTGCGGCGCGACGGGTCGGGGACCGGCGCGGGGGCTGCCGCGCAGGCCGACCAGGATCCCGCCGCGGTGGTGTTCGGGTTGGGGTACGGACCTGTGCACGAGTCACTGCCGTTCGCCGCGGCGGTGTTGGCGGCGGTGCGGGCGTCGAGTCCGGTGGCGGCGGTTTCCGCGGCCGGGCCGCGGCGTGATCCCGCGGACATCGCCGAGCGGATTCGGCACCTTGGTGAACTGCATCAGGCCGGGTTGGTGACCGATGAGGAGTTTTCGGTCAAAAAGGCTGAGTTGTTGGCGGAGCTTTAG
- a CDS encoding GNAT family N-acetyltransferase, producing the protein MCAVRRALPEDAEEVLRLRQIMIDSLFGDPSAAWHGESLPTLRAKLGEPDGDFAAFVADHPERPGALASLVAGTIDYRIGKMGEPRGTVGFVFSVATDPSARRRGYARACMTTLLEWFRERGARRVQLTASPEAEPLYVSLGFRPKPDPLLELTL; encoded by the coding sequence ATGTGTGCCGTACGCCGCGCCCTGCCCGAGGACGCCGAGGAAGTCCTCCGCCTGCGCCAGATCATGATCGACTCGTTGTTCGGTGACCCCTCCGCCGCCTGGCACGGGGAGTCGCTCCCCACACTGAGGGCCAAACTGGGCGAGCCGGACGGGGACTTCGCGGCGTTCGTGGCGGACCACCCCGAGCGGCCGGGGGCGCTGGCGTCGCTGGTGGCCGGGACGATCGACTACCGCATCGGGAAGATGGGCGAACCGCGGGGCACGGTGGGTTTCGTCTTCAGTGTCGCCACCGACCCGTCCGCCCGGCGCCGTGGGTACGCGCGCGCGTGCATGACGACGCTGCTGGAGTGGTTCCGCGAGCGCGGCGCCCGGCGGGTGCAGCTCACCGCCTCGCCGGAGGCCGAGCCGCTGTACGTCTCCCTCGGTTTCCGGCCCAAGCCCGACCCCTTGCTGGAACTGACGCTCTGA
- a CDS encoding alpha/beta hydrolase: MTSFDTTPQLNVWRALLALAVVFVMLATTGWTALRNQRGDTPLQASLSAWEHGRIGGHRLPDPQSQPTRLARFFASLTERDRASLVREYPLAVGNMNGAPVELRYRANRVALAQARKVERERMHDNRLTPAGKHEAARRMHRFDDLMEKGRHILAFDPEGSGRVAEVFGDLREADRVSVVVPGVDTNLLTFQRTQRKYSAPVGMAESLYAAERTASPATRTAVIAWADYTAPSGLGIDSATGLRAEEGAVRLNALVRALPGSTPVSLFCHSYGSVVCGVAAHSLPGRVSDIAVAGSPGMRVEKAAQLHTTARVWAMRDADDWIQDVPYLEVGGLGHGADPVSAGFGARVLSAQGAKGHAGYFEPGTASLMNFAEIGVGAYRSVHCAHEDGVCRTGLSGTAAA, encoded by the coding sequence GTGACTTCCTTCGACACCACCCCGCAGCTCAACGTCTGGCGCGCACTGCTCGCTCTGGCCGTCGTGTTCGTGATGCTGGCGACCACCGGCTGGACGGCCCTGCGCAACCAGCGGGGCGACACGCCGCTCCAGGCCTCGCTGTCCGCCTGGGAGCACGGCCGGATCGGCGGTCACCGGTTGCCGGACCCGCAGTCCCAGCCGACGAGGCTGGCCCGCTTCTTCGCCTCGCTCACCGAGCGGGACCGCGCGAGCCTGGTCCGCGAGTACCCGCTCGCGGTCGGCAACATGAACGGCGCCCCGGTCGAACTGCGCTACCGCGCCAACCGCGTCGCGCTCGCCCAGGCACGCAAGGTCGAGCGGGAACGCATGCACGACAACCGTCTCACCCCGGCCGGGAAGCACGAGGCCGCCCGCCGGATGCACCGCTTCGACGACCTCATGGAGAAGGGCCGCCACATCCTCGCCTTCGACCCCGAGGGCTCGGGACGGGTGGCGGAGGTCTTCGGCGACCTGCGTGAGGCGGACCGGGTCTCGGTCGTCGTACCCGGTGTGGACACCAACCTGCTCACCTTCCAGCGCACCCAGCGCAAGTACTCGGCGCCCGTCGGCATGGCCGAGTCCCTGTACGCGGCCGAGCGGACAGCGAGCCCCGCGACCCGTACGGCCGTGATCGCCTGGGCCGACTACACGGCACCCAGCGGACTCGGCATCGACTCGGCCACGGGGTTGCGTGCCGAGGAGGGGGCCGTACGGCTGAACGCGCTGGTGCGGGCGCTGCCGGGCAGCACGCCGGTCTCGCTGTTCTGTCACAGCTACGGCTCCGTGGTGTGCGGCGTCGCCGCGCACTCGCTGCCGGGCCGGGTGTCCGACATCGCGGTGGCCGGCAGCCCCGGCATGCGTGTCGAGAAGGCCGCCCAACTGCACACCACCGCCCGGGTGTGGGCGATGCGGGACGCCGACGACTGGATCCAGGACGTGCCGTACCTGGAGGTCGGCGGGCTGGGCCACGGGGCCGACCCGGTGTCCGCCGGGTTCGGTGCGCGGGTGCTGTCGGCGCAGGGTGCGAAGGGTCACGCCGGCTACTTCGAGCCGGGTACGGCAAGTCTGATGAATTTCGCAGAGATCGGCGTTGGCGCATACCGCTCGGTGCACTGCGCGCACGAAGACGGCGTCTGCCGGACCGGTTTGTCCGGCACGGCCGCGGCCTGA
- a CDS encoding aldo/keto reductase, giving the protein MTDGRITTAKLGDNGPEVGVQGLGCMGMSFAYGPSDADASRATLERALELGVTFYDTADAYGAGENERFLSPFFKAHRDEVVIATKFALSIPPEDPTRRVIRNDPPYIREAVEASLKRLDVDVIDLYYMHRRDVNVPIEESVGTMADLVREGKVKHLGLSEVTAEELRAAHAVHPIAAVQSEWSLFSRDIEPKVVPAARDLGVALVPYSPLGRGFLTGSFTNADQDLTPDDFRRQQPRFTGENATTNAALLELIRSVARAHDASPGQIALAWVQQQASVHRLPVIPIPGTRKPSRLEENTAATRIVLTEEQLDLLNGIAAQVAGARYADMTFTSAGRE; this is encoded by the coding sequence ATGACGGACGGCAGGATCACGACGGCGAAGCTCGGCGACAACGGCCCCGAGGTGGGCGTCCAGGGCCTCGGCTGCATGGGCATGAGCTTCGCCTACGGCCCGTCGGACGCGGACGCGTCCCGGGCCACCCTGGAACGGGCGCTCGAACTGGGCGTCACCTTCTACGACACGGCCGACGCGTACGGCGCCGGCGAGAACGAGCGGTTCCTGTCACCGTTCTTCAAGGCACACCGCGACGAGGTCGTCATCGCGACCAAGTTCGCCCTGTCGATCCCCCCGGAAGACCCGACGCGCCGCGTCATCCGCAACGACCCGCCCTACATCCGCGAGGCCGTCGAGGCGAGCCTGAAGCGCCTCGACGTCGACGTCATCGACCTCTACTACATGCACCGGCGCGATGTGAACGTGCCGATCGAGGAGAGCGTCGGCACGATGGCCGACCTGGTCCGCGAGGGCAAGGTCAAGCACCTGGGCCTGAGCGAGGTGACGGCCGAGGAACTGCGCGCCGCCCACGCGGTGCACCCGATCGCGGCCGTGCAGTCGGAGTGGTCGCTGTTCAGTCGTGACATCGAGCCGAAGGTCGTCCCCGCGGCCCGCGACCTGGGCGTGGCCCTGGTCCCGTACTCACCCCTCGGCCGCGGCTTCCTCACGGGCTCCTTCACCAACGCCGACCAGGACCTGACGCCGGACGACTTCCGCCGCCAGCAGCCCCGCTTCACGGGGGAGAACGCGACGACGAACGCGGCCCTGCTGGAGCTGATCCGCTCGGTGGCCAGGGCCCACGACGCCTCCCCCGGCCAGATCGCCCTGGCCTGGGTCCAGCAGCAGGCATCCGTCCACCGTCTGCCGGTCATCCCGATCCCGGGCACCCGCAAGCCGTCCAGGCTGGAGGAGAACACGGCAGCGACCAGGATCGTCCTGACGGAAGAGCAACTGGACCTGCTCAACGGCATTGCGGCCCAGGTGGCCGGCGCCCGCTACGCGGACATGACCTTCACTTCTGCCGGACGTGAGTGA
- a CDS encoding MerR family transcriptional regulator, with amino-acid sequence MTVMETTGTRTDTCAGPPQQNRRPDGQDRYTISEVVTLTGLTAHTLRWYERIGLMPHIDRSHTGQRRYTNRDLDWLDLVGKLRLTGMPVADMVRYAELVREGDHTYGERFELLKTTREDVLARIDELRGTLAVLDRKISFYADAGRALASERSR; translated from the coding sequence ATGACGGTGATGGAGACCACGGGGACCAGGACCGACACCTGCGCCGGTCCGCCGCAGCAGAACCGGCGTCCGGACGGCCAGGACCGCTACACGATCAGCGAGGTCGTCACCCTGACCGGCCTGACGGCGCACACCCTGCGCTGGTACGAACGCATCGGCCTGATGCCGCACATCGACCGGTCCCACACCGGCCAGCGTCGCTACACCAACCGCGACCTCGACTGGCTCGACCTCGTCGGCAAGCTCCGCCTGACAGGCATGCCGGTCGCCGACATGGTCAGGTACGCGGAACTCGTGCGTGAGGGCGACCACACCTACGGCGAGCGCTTCGAACTGCTGAAGACCACCCGCGAGGACGTGCTGGCCAGGATCGACGAACTCCGGGGCACGCTCGCGGTGCTCGACCGGAAGATCAGTTTCTACGCGGACGCCGGGCGCGCCCTGGCGTCGGAGAGGTCCCGATGA